The following proteins come from a genomic window of Gottfriedia acidiceleris:
- a CDS encoding PLP-dependent aminotransferase family protein, translating to MKIQIHKKSTVPIYLQVSTQIAGSIQSGLLLPNEKLPSLRKLAEELSISLLTVRKAYKWLETNGYVTVVPGKGVFISKKVKKTSQVDPSNNWQQTLGINIVRSQYLINREQLKYDFSKAVVYPRLLPNKFLADEMQKLLREDASILTTYGPVQGDIELRTEIIKHLYQFQKIRTKAENLIITSGVQQGIDLVAQALLKPGDSIIVESPCYGGALDIFINKGIHIIPVEMDEEGIRSDLIEDMCIKFTPKLIYVNPTFQNPTGISMSNDRRKELIELAQQYHFFILEDDSFSDIYFEKAFQYYPIKYYDQSDHVIYIKGFSKTLAPGVRIAAMLANGPVLEWLLAVKASMDVGSPLLTQKAILPFLRTDRMRSHVEKLRIALQIRRDTSVEILSSLNDQLNFQIPDGGFNLWLTFHKSNLDIFNLLRKANHENISFLPGVACFNNNTDTSSFRISYSLVSENDLAEGLEKLRNIIQQI from the coding sequence ATGAAAATTCAAATCCATAAAAAATCAACAGTTCCGATTTATCTCCAAGTAAGCACTCAAATTGCAGGTAGCATTCAAAGTGGTCTACTTTTACCTAACGAAAAATTACCATCCTTACGGAAATTGGCAGAAGAACTTTCAATAAGCCTTTTAACTGTTAGAAAGGCTTATAAATGGTTAGAAACAAACGGCTATGTAACGGTTGTGCCAGGTAAAGGAGTATTTATTAGTAAGAAAGTAAAAAAAACATCACAAGTTGATCCAAGTAATAACTGGCAACAGACTTTAGGAATCAATATTGTAAGATCTCAGTATTTAATAAATAGAGAACAGTTAAAATATGATTTTTCAAAAGCAGTTGTGTATCCACGTCTGCTTCCTAATAAATTTTTAGCAGATGAAATGCAAAAACTTTTAAGAGAAGATGCGTCAATATTAACAACTTACGGACCGGTTCAAGGAGATATTGAATTAAGAACGGAAATTATTAAACATTTATATCAATTTCAAAAAATAAGAACTAAAGCTGAAAATCTAATTATTACAAGCGGGGTTCAGCAAGGAATTGACTTGGTAGCACAGGCACTATTAAAACCTGGGGATTCAATTATAGTTGAGAGTCCGTGCTATGGTGGTGCACTTGATATTTTTATAAATAAGGGGATTCATATTATACCTGTTGAGATGGATGAAGAGGGAATTCGATCAGACTTAATTGAAGATATGTGCATTAAATTTACACCAAAATTAATATATGTTAACCCTACCTTTCAAAACCCAACTGGAATCTCAATGAGTAATGATCGTAGAAAAGAATTAATAGAACTTGCACAACAGTATCATTTTTTTATTCTTGAAGACGATTCATTTAGTGATATTTATTTCGAAAAAGCATTTCAATATTACCCAATTAAATATTATGATCAATCAGACCACGTCATCTATATTAAAGGATTTAGTAAAACTTTAGCACCCGGAGTTAGAATTGCTGCGATGCTAGCAAATGGACCGGTTTTGGAATGGCTACTTGCAGTTAAAGCTTCAATGGATGTCGGTAGCCCTTTACTAACCCAAAAAGCGATATTACCATTTTTACGAACCGATCGAATGCGAAGTCACGTTGAAAAACTACGAATTGCTCTACAAATTCGGCGTGATACAAGTGTTGAAATACTTTCATCACTTAATGATCAATTGAATTTTCAGATACCTGATGGGGGCTTTAATTTGTGGCTTACATTTCATAAATCCAATCTAGATATTTTTAATTTATTAAGAAAAGCTAATCATGAAAATATCTCATTTTTACCTGGTGTAGCTTGTTTTAACAACAATACAGATACCTCTTCATTTCGGATTAGTTACTCATTAGTTAGCGAAAATGATTTAGCCGAGGGTTTAGAGAAACTACGCAATATAATTCAACAAATATAA
- a CDS encoding FtsW/RodA/SpoVE family cell cycle protein produces the protein MINNQVSPSIYGHNILIGIVGGIISFLVLLRDKRTITKKTNIIVITCILILFLLTFLDNGLHGVHRWIAIGPLRFNIALGLVPLLIIQLSSLIKLKPFWVPFVFTIFFTVLLLFQPDASQLTAFTIAILFLLLNIKKNKSIQILLLIVFILLIIFSWSHLDQLAPVSYVEDILSLVKEMGIGWLVLAVISLFILLMPFFLFPPTSAKPLSFSLGIYFSISILSSFFGNFPVPIMGYGISPFIGYLIAISWYVYNKK, from the coding sequence ATGATTAATAACCAAGTGTCCCCGTCCATTTACGGTCACAATATTTTAATTGGTATTGTAGGAGGCATCATTTCCTTTTTAGTACTGTTAAGAGATAAGAGAACCATAACGAAAAAGACAAATATCATTGTCATTACATGCATACTCATATTATTTTTACTTACCTTTTTGGACAATGGACTACACGGTGTACATCGCTGGATAGCAATTGGTCCATTAAGATTTAATATCGCTTTAGGTTTAGTTCCGCTATTAATAATTCAACTGTCAAGCTTAATAAAATTAAAACCATTTTGGGTTCCTTTTGTTTTTACAATATTCTTTACAGTATTATTACTTTTCCAACCAGATGCATCTCAACTAACAGCTTTTACAATTGCTATCTTATTTTTATTACTAAATATAAAAAAGAATAAAAGCATTCAAATACTCCTTTTAATTGTTTTTATACTTTTAATTATCTTTAGCTGGTCTCACTTAGATCAACTTGCTCCAGTTTCTTATGTAGAGGACATTTTAAGTTTAGTAAAGGAAATGGGAATCGGGTGGCTAGTCTTAGCGGTAATTTCACTTTTTATTTTACTAATGCCATTTTTCCTATTTCCGCCAACCAGTGCAAAACCATTATCATTTAGTCTAGGGATCTATTTTTCAATTAGTATTCTTTCAAGCTTTTTTGGAAACTTCCCAGTACCGATTATGGGTTATGGAATATCGCCTTTTATCGGTTACTTAATTGCTATTTCTTGGTATGTATATAATAAAAAATGA
- a CDS encoding methyltransferase, with amino-acid sequence MDDKYYDDLLNIKTEGEQKGFNESFHYHRYEPTPYSALQQLFKQYTLSSNDRIVDFGCGKGRLNFYINSLFNATVVGIEMSEKYYNEATENKKKYIKKTKTSEDKILFYCCLAEDYQINPLDNCFYFFNPFSIQIFMNIINNILISVEQSKRQIEIILYYSSDDYIYFLENQTAFELKQEILLADTYTKNQNERFLVYRLTY; translated from the coding sequence ATGGACGATAAGTATTATGATGACCTACTGAATATAAAAACAGAGGGAGAGCAAAAAGGATTTAACGAATCTTTTCATTATCATCGGTATGAGCCAACACCTTACAGCGCTTTACAACAACTATTTAAACAATACACACTTTCTAGCAATGACAGAATAGTTGATTTCGGATGCGGTAAAGGACGATTAAATTTCTACATTAATAGCTTGTTTAATGCTACTGTTGTTGGGATTGAAATGAGTGAAAAATATTATAATGAAGCAACGGAAAATAAAAAGAAATACATAAAAAAAACAAAGACAAGCGAAGACAAGATCCTGTTTTATTGCTGCTTAGCTGAAGATTATCAAATTAATCCATTAGATAATTGTTTCTATTTTTTTAATCCATTTTCAATCCAAATATTTATGAATATCATAAATAATATTTTAATTTCAGTTGAGCAATCAAAAAGACAGATTGAAATTATTTTGTATTATAGTTCTGATGATTATATTTATTTTTTAGAAAACCAGACTGCCTTTGAATTGAAACAAGAGATTCTATTAGCTGATACTTATACGAAAAATCAAAATGAAAGATTTTTAGTCTATCGATTAACTTACTAA
- a CDS encoding DUF3048 domain-containing protein: MHKKILSIIVISMLLVGCKHGEKSVKTVKNDDKNPSNEHVIDKGEIDTIYAPLSGLPISQASEQRPVAVMVNNYYLARPQSGLSNADVVYEILAEGDITRFLAIFQSNIPEKIGPVRSARDYYINLANGYHALFICHGNSPKAKQMMDSGMIDALNGLIYDGTLFKRDKTRKAPHNSYILKEGIEKGVAQRHYSYSEKVTPLDFTQKDLVFDNSWKNAGEVFIKYSHDARNNVTYKYLNSTKQFQRVQNGIVAMDALNGKELQIKNILVVEAPHKIIDSYGRRSIDIEHGGKGYYIVDGKYMNIQWKNVDGRIIPFTVDGTEIKLSPGQTWINFVPFLKDVTIK, translated from the coding sequence ATGCATAAGAAAATTTTATCAATAATTGTGATAAGTATGCTTTTAGTAGGATGTAAGCATGGCGAAAAGTCTGTAAAAACAGTTAAAAATGATGATAAAAATCCTTCGAATGAACATGTAATTGATAAAGGAGAAATTGATACGATTTATGCTCCTTTAAGTGGATTACCAATAAGTCAGGCTAGTGAACAAAGACCTGTTGCAGTTATGGTTAATAATTATTATTTAGCTAGACCTCAAAGTGGATTAAGTAATGCTGATGTTGTTTATGAAATTTTAGCAGAAGGAGATATTACAAGATTTCTAGCTATTTTTCAAAGCAATATACCAGAGAAAATAGGTCCTGTAAGAAGTGCGAGAGATTATTACATCAATTTGGCAAACGGTTATCATGCATTATTTATATGTCACGGAAATAGTCCTAAAGCGAAACAAATGATGGATTCAGGGATGATCGATGCATTAAACGGACTGATCTACGACGGTACGTTATTTAAAAGAGACAAAACGAGAAAAGCACCTCACAATTCTTATATTTTAAAAGAGGGGATTGAAAAAGGAGTTGCTCAAAGACATTACTCTTATTCAGAAAAAGTTACTCCATTAGATTTTACGCAGAAAGACCTAGTATTTGATAACTCTTGGAAAAATGCTGGTGAAGTATTTATAAAATACTCTCATGATGCGAGAAATAACGTGACTTACAAGTATTTGAATTCAACTAAGCAATTTCAGCGAGTTCAAAATGGCATTGTCGCAATGGATGCTTTGAACGGGAAAGAACTTCAAATTAAAAATATTTTAGTTGTAGAAGCGCCCCATAAAATTATTGATAGCTATGGTCGCCGTTCAATAGATATCGAACATGGAGGAAAAGGATATTATATTGTAGATGGAAAGTATATGAATATACAATGGAAGAATGTAGATGGTCGAATCATTCCGTTTACAGTAGATGGAACTGAAATAAAACTTTCACCAGGTCAAACTTGGATTAACTTTGTTCCATTTTTAAAAGATGTAACAATTAAATAA
- a CDS encoding glycoside hydrolase family 65 protein — protein MNEVNMITEKQFDEQLINKYASLMALGNGYLGLRSCHEEDYKGQTRGMYIAGIYNQLSPSQTTKIVNLPDLIGMEIEINGDIFSNATGQFTFYDRKLNMLTGELIREVIWKNKDGNRFHFLFQRFVSKDDLHLLASKITVTALDCNAIIKIKTGINAECVSQQKNELTEELVRIMDKRIMHGVYQTTETKHKIAIATCCLTPDESEVSYFTLNNQLLASITQDLVVDRTVEFSKISSVYTSNDMLREEPSAASVNTLQKFLSEGYDNLRNSTAIKWQDFWKQKRVVIASKDQADQLALDFSLYHIEAMTPGHDDRLSIGARGLTGEGNNGLIFWDTEMFIAPFHLFTEPDIAKRLLRYRYHHIKEAKVNAFQSGYEGTLFPWASAFSGKEETQKGSANNTKPEIVHSSNLAKSSEHIVADIAFSVVQYYENTLDESFMANDGLELLKETARFWVSRTTDTNGDLMIKNVIGPDEYTDQVDNNAYTNYMAFYNVQNALNYMGKYNDPDAELQQKCTDFLKRLYLPSQNDENVIPQDDTFLSKPEIDLTEYRQSIAGREILLDYSLQELYELQVLKQADVVMLLYLFPDLFSTEIAKKNLEYYEERTVHDSPISKAIHAIVAARCDYQEESYQLFQEGCLIDLGPNPKSSDDGIHAAPMGANWLVAIFGFANISMDINRLKIDPKLPSNWDKMTFPFLWQGARLEITIAKKSITVTKEYGPPVALEINGETFNLTDKIKVSL, from the coding sequence ATGAATGAAGTAAATATGATTACTGAAAAACAATTTGACGAGCAATTAATTAATAAATATGCAAGTTTAATGGCATTAGGTAATGGTTACTTAGGTTTGAGATCTTGTCATGAAGAAGACTATAAAGGACAAACTAGGGGGATGTATATAGCAGGTATCTATAATCAGTTATCTCCAAGTCAAACGACAAAGATTGTGAATCTTCCAGATCTGATTGGAATGGAAATAGAAATAAATGGTGATATTTTTTCAAATGCAACTGGTCAATTTACATTTTATGATCGAAAATTAAATATGCTGACTGGCGAATTAATAAGAGAAGTAATTTGGAAGAATAAAGATGGAAATCGATTCCACTTTTTATTTCAGCGTTTTGTTTCAAAGGATGATTTGCATTTACTTGCTTCAAAGATTACTGTTACAGCTTTAGATTGTAACGCCATAATTAAAATAAAAACAGGTATTAATGCAGAGTGTGTCAGTCAACAAAAGAATGAACTTACAGAAGAATTAGTAAGAATAATGGATAAAAGAATTATGCATGGTGTTTATCAAACGACTGAGACTAAACATAAAATTGCGATCGCAACATGCTGTTTAACTCCTGATGAGAGTGAAGTTTCATATTTTACGTTAAATAATCAGCTTCTAGCATCAATTACACAAGATCTCGTAGTTGATCGAACTGTTGAGTTTTCAAAAATTAGCTCAGTTTATACCTCAAATGATATGTTACGAGAAGAACCTTCAGCAGCTAGTGTTAATACTTTACAGAAATTTTTATCAGAGGGTTATGATAATTTGAGAAATAGTACGGCAATCAAATGGCAGGATTTTTGGAAACAAAAAAGAGTAGTCATAGCATCAAAGGATCAAGCTGATCAGTTAGCTCTTGATTTTTCTTTATACCATATAGAAGCAATGACTCCTGGACATGATGATCGATTGAGTATAGGCGCAAGGGGGTTAACTGGTGAGGGAAATAATGGTTTAATTTTTTGGGATACAGAGATGTTTATTGCACCGTTTCACTTATTTACTGAACCAGATATTGCTAAAAGATTACTAAGATATCGCTATCATCATATTAAAGAAGCAAAAGTAAATGCATTCCAATCAGGTTATGAGGGTACTTTATTTCCTTGGGCAAGTGCTTTTTCCGGAAAAGAAGAAACGCAAAAAGGTTCAGCGAATAATACAAAACCCGAGATCGTACATAGCTCAAATTTAGCAAAATCAAGTGAACATATTGTAGCTGATATTGCATTTTCTGTCGTACAATATTATGAAAATACGCTAGATGAAAGCTTTATGGCCAATGATGGACTAGAGCTACTCAAAGAAACTGCACGCTTTTGGGTGAGTAGGACAACAGATACAAATGGCGATTTAATGATTAAAAATGTCATCGGCCCAGACGAGTACACAGATCAAGTAGATAATAATGCTTATACAAATTACATGGCTTTTTATAATGTGCAGAATGCGTTAAATTATATGGGAAAATATAACGATCCTGATGCAGAATTACAGCAAAAATGTACTGATTTTTTAAAACGATTATATTTACCAAGCCAAAATGATGAAAATGTCATCCCACAAGATGATACATTTTTAAGTAAACCCGAGATTGATTTAACGGAATATAGACAATCCATTGCAGGTCGGGAAATTCTATTAGATTATTCCCTACAAGAACTTTATGAACTACAAGTGTTAAAACAAGCTGATGTTGTCATGCTGCTCTATCTTTTCCCAGATTTATTTTCAACGGAAATCGCTAAAAAGAACTTAGAATACTACGAAGAGCGTACTGTTCATGATTCTCCAATAAGTAAAGCTATTCATGCAATTGTTGCTGCAAGATGTGACTATCAAGAAGAGTCTTACCAATTATTTCAAGAAGGATGTTTAATCGATTTAGGCCCGAATCCAAAATCATCAGATGATGGAATTCATGCTGCGCCTATGGGAGCAAATTGGCTAGTTGCAATCTTTGGCTTTGCAAATATCTCCATGGACATAAATCGTTTAAAAATTGATCCAAAATTACCTTCAAATTGGGATAAAATGACTTTTCCTTTCCTATGGCAAGGAGCAAGACTTGAAATAACAATTGCCAAAAAATCGATAACAGTCACAAAGGAATACGGTCCACCAGTAGCATTAGAAATTAATGGTGAAACATTTAATTTAACAGATAAGATAAAGGTTTCTCTTTAA
- a CDS encoding VOC family protein yields the protein MQKITTFLMFEGQAEEAMNFYMSLFNNSEVMNMTRYGADMGEFEGKVIHATFTLNGQQFMCIDSTVKHKFTFTPAVSLYVTCETNEEIENAYKQLSQDGEVLMPLQSYPFSEKFVWVNDKYGVSWQLTLAKNE from the coding sequence ATGCAAAAAATTACAACGTTCTTAATGTTTGAAGGACAAGCAGAAGAAGCAATGAATTTTTATATGTCACTATTTAACAATTCAGAGGTTATGAATATGACGCGTTATGGAGCAGATATGGGTGAGTTTGAAGGGAAAGTAATACACGCTACTTTCACATTAAACGGCCAACAATTTATGTGCATTGATAGTACCGTTAAACATAAATTTACGTTTACACCAGCTGTTTCATTATATGTGACTTGTGAAACAAATGAAGAAATTGAAAATGCATATAAACAATTAAGTCAAGATGGTGAAGTATTAATGCCTTTGCAATCATATCCATTCAGTGAAAAGTTTGTATGGGTGAATGACAAATATGGTGTTTCTTGGCAATTAACTCTCGCGAAAAATGAATAA
- a CDS encoding DUF871 domain-containing protein — protein sequence MLGISIYLSEKNVEKNKKYIEIAKQNGFHSIFTSLHIPEDDPSTYKSLLQLLGTWAIENEMELMADISAKSLTHLGLDYSSVSELQNWGVTGLRVDYGLNEKQIADLSKKMKIALNASTLTSAFLDELLKCGLQTKNVEAWHNFYPRPETGLATTYLIEKNKWLKSFGITTMAFIPGNDEMRGPLFKGLPTLEKHRGMNPLLAYLDLTQNCYIDKVLVGDISIKIETMKSLSKTKDLIELRYKPSSQEDEILSIVEQVHTNREDPARDVIRSMESRLYGSFGKNSLKPVNTITRSVGSVTIDNELYGRYGGELQIMLTNLPSDEKVNVIGMIIEDDLSLLQYIGAGKKFKLKRV from the coding sequence ATGCTAGGTATATCAATCTATTTATCTGAAAAAAATGTTGAGAAGAATAAAAAATATATCGAAATAGCAAAACAAAATGGATTTCATTCAATTTTTACATCGTTACACATACCAGAAGATGACCCTTCAACTTATAAATCACTTCTTCAACTACTTGGTACATGGGCAATTGAAAATGAAATGGAGCTTATGGCAGATATTTCAGCAAAATCGCTTACACATTTAGGGTTAGATTACTCATCCGTTAGCGAATTACAAAATTGGGGAGTTACCGGATTACGAGTAGATTACGGATTAAATGAAAAACAAATAGCAGACCTTTCTAAAAAAATGAAGATTGCACTGAATGCTAGTACACTTACGTCTGCATTTTTAGACGAATTGCTTAAGTGCGGATTACAAACTAAAAATGTAGAAGCTTGGCATAATTTTTATCCCCGTCCAGAAACCGGATTAGCAACGACTTATTTAATCGAAAAAAACAAATGGTTAAAAAGCTTCGGAATTACAACAATGGCATTTATCCCTGGAAATGATGAAATGAGAGGACCGCTTTTTAAAGGACTACCAACATTAGAAAAACATCGTGGAATGAACCCTCTGTTAGCTTACCTAGACCTAACTCAAAACTGTTACATTGATAAAGTTTTAGTTGGTGATATTAGTATAAAAATAGAAACGATGAAGTCTCTTTCAAAAACAAAGGATCTTATTGAATTAAGATATAAACCATCTTCACAAGAAGATGAAATCCTTTCCATTGTAGAGCAAGTTCATACGAATCGAGAAGATCCCGCACGTGATGTCATTCGATCTATGGAGTCTAGACTATATGGAAGCTTTGGTAAGAATAGTTTAAAGCCAGTAAATACGATTACTCGCTCAGTTGGCTCTGTGACAATTGATAATGAATTATATGGTAGATATGGGGGTGAGCTACAAATTATGCTTACTAATCTACCAAGTGATGAGAAAGTAAATGTAATAGGAATGATTATTGAAGACGATTTATCGTTATTACAATATATTGGAGCGGGTAAGAAGTTTAAGTTAAAGCGTGTTTAA
- a CDS encoding pentapeptide repeat-containing protein has product MASKIENLGLVNERYQNLKADCESCFGLCCVALPFAASADFANDKIAGKACHNLQSDFRCGVHKNLRELGFKGCTVFDCFGAGQKVSQVTFKGKDWRQNPELANEMYEVFPIMKQLHEMLWYLNECLTISAASGIHNEIKTVLDETEKLTLMDPKLIQNLDITAHRAKVNSLLLRASEIARTVALKKFINNKKRQKTTGRALDFIGAKLKDANFVGANLRGAYLIAADLKGADLRGSDLIGADLRDANLSGADLTGSIFLTQAQINSAKGDYHTRIPETLKRPSHW; this is encoded by the coding sequence GTGGCTAGTAAAATTGAAAATTTAGGATTAGTAAATGAGCGTTATCAAAATCTAAAAGCTGACTGTGAGAGTTGTTTTGGTCTATGCTGTGTCGCTTTACCTTTTGCTGCCTCGGCTGATTTTGCTAATGATAAAATTGCAGGCAAAGCTTGCCATAATTTACAATCAGACTTTCGTTGCGGAGTTCACAAGAATTTAAGAGAGTTAGGTTTCAAAGGCTGTACTGTTTTTGATTGCTTTGGAGCGGGACAAAAAGTCTCACAAGTAACCTTTAAAGGAAAAGACTGGCGACAAAATCCAGAATTGGCTAATGAGATGTATGAAGTATTTCCAATTATGAAGCAACTGCATGAAATGCTTTGGTATTTAAATGAATGTTTGACGATTAGTGCTGCAAGTGGGATTCATAATGAAATAAAAACAGTTTTAGATGAAACTGAAAAATTAACACTTATGGATCCTAAACTAATTCAAAACTTAGATATCACAGCCCACCGTGCAAAAGTTAACTCATTACTTTTACGTGCTAGTGAGATAGCAAGGACCGTGGCTTTGAAAAAATTTATCAACAATAAGAAGCGTCAAAAAACTACCGGTAGAGCATTAGACTTTATTGGTGCTAAATTAAAGGATGCGAATTTTGTCGGTGCTAACTTAAGAGGGGCCTATCTAATTGCCGCTGATTTAAAGGGAGCGGATTTAAGAGGTTCTGATCTAATTGGTGCAGACTTACGTGATGCTAATTTGAGTGGTGCGGACCTTACAGGAAGTATTTTTCTTACTCAAGCTCAAATTAACTCAGCAAAGGGAGATTATCACACTAGAATACCTGAAACACTTAAAAGACCATCTCATTGGTGA
- the gloA2 gene encoding SMU1112c/YaeR family gloxylase I-like metalloprotein, producing MEIKNIHHVAIICSNYEMSKHFYINLLGCKVIKETYREERDSYKLDLSIGKNGQIELFSFPNPPKRHTNPEAAGLRHLAFTVTNIEESIQYLKQNAVFVEPIRIDELTNKRFTFFHDPDGLPLELYEE from the coding sequence ATGGAAATTAAGAATATCCATCATGTTGCAATTATTTGTTCTAATTATGAAATGTCTAAGCATTTTTACATAAATTTATTAGGTTGTAAGGTAATTAAGGAAACCTATCGAGAGGAGCGCGACTCTTATAAACTGGACTTAAGTATAGGAAAAAATGGACAAATTGAGCTATTTTCATTTCCTAATCCACCGAAACGACATACAAATCCAGAAGCAGCTGGGTTACGCCATTTAGCCTTTACTGTAACTAATATAGAAGAAAGTATTCAATACTTAAAACAAAATGCTGTCTTTGTAGAACCAATTCGGATTGACGAGTTAACGAATAAAAGATTTACATTTTTCCATGATCCCGATGGTTTACCATTAGAATTGTATGAAGAGTAG
- a CDS encoding threonine aldolase family protein, protein MKNINPFIESFKSTNQQLAGNGFRNIQVLKDALNEFNGNEESDLYGAGNFIEDFQNKMAEFLGKESAVFFPSGTMAQQIALRIWCDQKGINKVAYHPLSHLEIHEEDGLKKLHNIQPILLADKSRVIELEDVLAMDEEISCLLLELPQREIGGQLPSYEILESISSYCREKGIKLHLDGARLMEILPYYKKTASELCSLFDSVYMSFYKGIGGVAGAILAGDRDFTVESKVWKRRHGGDLISLYPYIISANFYFDQRANKMGQYYEDAVELANFFNSCQAINTVPTIPVSNMFHVHFNAPIEKVKNILQAIHEETKIGITGNLRPVNEEVCYCEISIGDLYSTISKEDLHSIFNKLNQEMKSL, encoded by the coding sequence TTGAAAAACATTAATCCTTTTATAGAATCATTTAAAAGTACAAACCAACAATTAGCGGGTAATGGATTCAGAAATATTCAAGTACTAAAGGATGCTCTAAACGAATTCAATGGTAATGAAGAAAGCGACCTTTATGGAGCAGGTAATTTTATTGAAGATTTTCAAAACAAAATGGCAGAGTTTTTAGGTAAGGAATCAGCAGTGTTTTTTCCGAGCGGTACGATGGCACAGCAAATCGCATTACGAATTTGGTGCGATCAAAAAGGAATTAATAAAGTTGCTTATCATCCTTTATCACATTTAGAAATTCATGAAGAAGATGGTTTGAAAAAATTACATAATATACAGCCTATTTTATTAGCAGATAAAAGTCGTGTTATTGAGTTAGAGGATGTTTTAGCAATGGATGAGGAAATCTCTTGTTTATTACTAGAATTACCACAACGCGAAATTGGTGGACAACTACCTTCATATGAAATACTAGAATCAATTTCTTCATACTGCCGTGAAAAGGGAATTAAATTGCATTTAGATGGTGCTAGATTAATGGAAATTCTCCCATACTATAAGAAGACAGCTTCTGAATTATGCAGCTTATTTGATAGTGTATATATGTCATTTTATAAAGGGATCGGGGGAGTAGCGGGAGCAATTCTTGCTGGTGACCGAGATTTTACAGTAGAATCAAAAGTTTGGAAAAGAAGACATGGAGGAGATTTAATTAGTCTTTATCCTTACATAATAAGTGCAAATTTTTATTTTGATCAAAGAGCAAATAAGATGGGGCAATACTATGAAGATGCAGTAGAGTTAGCCAATTTTTTTAATAGTTGCCAAGCAATTAATACTGTCCCAACTATTCCTGTTTCTAATATGTTTCATGTCCATTTTAATGCTCCGATCGAAAAGGTTAAAAACATACTTCAAGCGATTCATGAAGAAACAAAAATTGGTATTACAGGTAACTTAAGACCAGTTAATGAGGAAGTTTGTTATTGCGAAATTAGTATTGGAGATTTATATTCAACAATCTCTAAAGAGGATCTTCACAGTATTTTTAATAAATTAAACCAAGAAATGAAATCACTATAA